A segment of the Cryptosporidium parvum Iowa II chromosome 5, whole genome shotgun sequence genome:
AATTTTCAAAGGACTTTTGTGAGCATATTTCCTCAAATGGAATGGGGTAATCTTTTGAAAAAGTCAGAAGATTGATAcgatttaatatttacttaCCTTTCTCAGTTATTAGTTTTAAAATATCTGTAATACCTATTAATACCAATCCAAATTATGTAAAGTTTACATAccttttatttcattataatctttaattttcttaaGTCCAAGATTTAGAAATCCAAACTTTTCTTTGCTTATGCTTTCTATGCCTTCATTAGAATGAACGTTACTCCTTAGACCAATGAAGTCGTTTTCGTTATTTCCCTTAGTGAATACAACTTCTAATAAAAGCGAACATAATTCATCATTGCAGGCATTGAccaattcaaaaatattttcaaaatctcCTCTTGAGTTCTCCTAATACTGATGagatttttataataaatattattacttacATTTAATACATTTAGGAAATTATTTGCATCTTTCACACTTGTTACCTAGCAAAAGTAAAGTGGTTTAATTGTCTAACAGAGGTAACTCACTTTTACAAGAAGCATGCactgaataaataaagagaTAACTTTACTTCTTCCAGTTATTGTTCCAGAAATCATTTTGTGAGAAGATATTAGCGCtctaataatttctatattttattattaatcattaaTTGCTGgcttttgaataatatgaTTTCTGATcttataattaaagaagaagttGGGCCAGGAAATGTCCCTAAGGCtctatttatttcatcaatAGAAGAATTTGTTGGCGATAGACCAGTTTATGgtatattagaaaatatcCAGTTacttaatagaaaatataaaataatggAAAGTTCAATAAAGACTCAACAAGAATATCTTATTGCCAAGATTCCAGATATTGAATTGGCAATAGAATCGgtttttcaaagaaaaaaattgcTGGTACGTTAATTGTTTAAAAATCTAGaacattaatattaatttaggAGAATAACTTGAATAAAAACGAATTATACTTTCCTGTTTCTGACAATTTATTTGCAAAATGTTCTTCTCCCCCGTCAAATACAATTTACCTTTGGTTAGGTGTaagttattaaagaattatttgattatttaactCCTTTTAGGCAAATACAATATTAGAATATCCATTGGAAGAAGCGATTGAAGTGTTAAAGAGTAATCTTTCTACAGCTAAAAACACGATAAAACTATACCAGGAATCCTTAGATTTCATTAGGGAACAAATAACCATTATGGATGTAAACACCGCGAGAGTTCATAACTACGGTGTTATGCAAAGAAAACAAAACAAAGTATAGTTTATCACTCTTAAAATAGAtaattaatactttttctAGGATTGGAAGAGTCACGCATTATTGCAAACTAACCTAGGAACAAActaattagaaataaatatctaAAAGTTCATTCTCTCACATTAAATTGACCGATGaatgtaataataaacttcATGGACTCATATTACCCTTTTTACCTTTTTTCCCTATTAAAGCCTTACCCATAAGAGACTTTTCTATGTGAGGTATTACACCACCACCTGCAATTGTGGCCTTAATAAGGGAGTCCAGCTCTTCGTCACCTCTAATGGCAAGTTGAAGATGTCTAGGCGTAATACGTTTGACTTTAAGATCCTTTGAAGCATTACCAGCCAATTCGAGTACTTCAGCGGTCAAGTATTCCAAAATTGCAGCTGCGTAAACAGAGGCAGTTGAACCTACACGACAATCTCCTGGAATACGATGCTTTAGCATACGTTGAATACGGCCGACTGGAAACTGAAGCCCTGCACGAGCTGCTCTGGAAGTCGGTTGCTTCTTACTTCCCTTACCAGAACCTGCTTTTCCTTTTCCACCAACCTTGCCACCAACTTTACCACCTATTTTACCTGATGAGGTTGCGCCATCCATAATTagcaatattaaaaatataagcAGTCTTGGTTaaaaagatatttcttCGTTAAGCTCAATACAAATGAACTTTATCAGATGATATAATGAGCAGattattttgtttcatGTGGACAAATTAGACATTAGGCGCGCACTAAATACCGCAATACAGTAAATTGCATGAGTAATTTTTAAATCGTAAAAAAGTAAAGTGCCACTATTTAGTTTTTCTAACTCGATtacatttttaatttcGACCTCTGCATTTTGGTTAGTTTATATGGGTTTtgttcattaataatacacttatttttgaaattagaGTAGTAGCCTCTATTCAAATCAACGCTAAAATGCGATTACAATCGTATTCGATTTCTTATTTACgtttataaatattcatatgtattattattatatatgtATTACAATCTGGCTAAGgttaaaattattagttCCGCATCAATAAGTATTTTTGCTCTTAGTTTGGAAAAAAAGGTCTAGGTAGTGCGCCAGTTCTTGATAATAGTTAAGATGTCAAAGAATGGTTTCttcaaatgaatataaGAACATCCTGGAGTGGATCGCATCTGTACATTTGTCTGTTTCAAATAGAGATGGGAGAAATCTGTCGAACCTATTTAATTTGAGGAATTTTAGAAATACTATTAAAGGCAATCTCTGTTCTTTTTATACCCAGGACATCAAATTACTCACCCAAAAATCTttccaaaataaaaaaaatctgTTTTCTGGGTCTCTTTCAGTAATTATTGAGAACTTTTTAGAATTATATAAggaattaatgaaaaaaaattgccAATGGGCCaatattcttattaatGGGACTGTAATTCTGAATTCTTGGATTGAAATATATCGAGACCAAGAAGCATTTCCCTGTCACTGGGTGGTTCCAGTACTATCATCAACGTGcatattaatatcaaagaTAGGTATTATGGCAGATACGATGCTTAATTCTGGAGATTTAGATGATGACGAAAATGAAgattatcaaaataaatatcaaatttCAGTCTTAAATTCGATCAGGCAGCAAATTGGGAAATTTAGAGGTGACGATGATAGACAAGCTGGGTATGTAATTTTGATGACTGAAAGCATTAAGTGTTGCATGCAATTAAGAAATATGCAAATGGCTTCAACATTTTTAAAACATATAGAATCATCCAATATTAATCGGAATAGAGTTCCAAAAGGCCCAATGGTtttattttgttattttctAGGGAAATTGTATATGCAACAAGATAGATTTGTTCTTGCTGAAGAACAACTAATCTGGGCATTTGGAAACAGCGGAAAGaacaataaattaaaaagaaatattcttGAATGTTTGATACCTGTAAAATTTAGGTTAGGATTTATCCCTAATATTTCACTGCTTAAAAAGTACAACCTAGAACACTATTTTGAGATATCAAAAGCTATATTACAAGGTAATATTAAACGATTTGACGCTGCAATTGAAAAATACTCATCGTTATTTATAAATCATGGAACTATACTTTGCATTGAAAAAGTtaagtttattttatatagGAATTTAATGAGGAGAATTCGCAATTGGTGTCGTAAAAATCTTAAGGGCGATCCAAATAAACTCACATTTTCTGTTTTTGATGCAGGCTTCAAGTGGCAGTCagatgaattatttgacCAACAGGAAATGGCATGTATTTGTGCAAACCTAATAAAATTAGGTTATATTAAAGGCTACATTTCTTGGGAACATCAAGTGATAGTATTTTCTGTTAATGATCCTTTCCCAAAATTAAGTAACGTTAAATCATAGTTATTTTCAGTTAGTAATTTAAGTTTTATTGATAATCATCCACTAATGTCCAGACCTGGAATGCATTGACAAGGAAGTCCTCGTGGCTTGATAGAGTTGGAGAATCATATGTTGAACACGGAGATGACCAACCTCTAAAGAACTCTCCATCGATTGTTAATGAATATGATCCACCACCTCCTATTGCAATCCTTGAGTTATCAGTATATATGTAAAAGCAATTTTTGCCGCTCCATGGAAAAACGCTTATTCGTGAAATAGATTTTGATGATTCCTTTAAATTGTCTCCATTTTTTCTAAAGTTGCTTTCTTCTCGTGCAAGTCTATATTCACTAACTGCAAATTCTGTAAAGCAATCTTTCATCGATGTCCTGAGGTCGCAATTACTTTTGCTTGGTTCTAAATAGTTAAATTCGGTTTTTTCTGTTGGGTTTTTTGTATCAATAGTAGATAGTTGCTTGTATGTAAAAACAAACATCTCACCTGTTCCATAATAATTGGTTGAATTTCTTATCGACTCGGAAATAAATGCACCGAATACAACGCCGTTGGTATCACGCACAACTAAGATGCTTGGACCTTTATTTGAAACTCTTCTATAAAAAGAACCAAAAGATACCCCATGTAGCTTTGAACAGAATGAAAGTTGCCACCTTCTGAGAGCTAGAACAATAGGCAAATAAGATGTAATTTCATCAACCATACCTTCAtttagtattttttttgctcCCTCTGGAACTTTGAAACTTGTGAGCCACATGAAATAACTAATCGAGCATCCATATCATTACATTAATGTGTgctatattaattttaggATAAAGTATTTACCGCCGACCAAACACATGGCAATTGAGAGGGAAATTGAGAGggcaaataaaaaaaaaaaagcagTAAATAATACCAAAGGCATTATATCGAATTAAGCAAAGAAACTTATGAAAACTGTATTACCTAGCAACTCTATCTTAATGGTTAACTGCAACGGCAATCCGAATGACCAACTACAATTAAAACCAACATCTGCTTAAAATGTAATTATAAAGTAACAAGATAAACCTATATGATTGTACCTCGTTTCATCCGTATATTGAAGCAGATCTCGGCAGACTTAACCAGCTAAAAAAGATTTCTTAGTTTTGGCCTGCCAATCTTAAGATCGTCTGTTCCTCAGTAGATAATTTGCTAAATACGGATTTTTGGGCAGCTCTTAGAGCCTTATCTTTGGCAACCTTCTTAACAAAGAATGCATGGGATCTCTCCTTTCTCTTTTCCTCTAATGCACTAATAGTCTTACATTTGTTGTACCCAACTAAGGATGACAATGTTCCAAGCGTAGTGTACTTTCTTTGGGGTTTTAAACGCAATACACGAAGTGATGATGGAACAACGACACGCTTAACTTTGTCAAAGGGAGCAGGGCAGCCATCTATTGTAGTTAACCTAGCTAGTGCAGCAGCGCCTCTTGGAGTCTTATGTGGTATCATTCCGCGAACAGCTCTAAATAGAATCTTCGAAGGGGCACGATGATGGAAAGGTCCCTTTCTTGGATTTGTGTTCATTCGTTTACGTAAAAAGTCTTGGTACTTCATACGGTTTCTATAGAGTGATCCTGATATATTTATTCCTTCGCATCTTACTGCGACTATTTTCTGGCCGTTTAATAATTCCTTCGCGATCACAGATGCTAAACGCCCCAACAATGAGCCACGGCAATCAATCACAATCTTCtctttcatcattttctgTTAGATAAAAATTAGGGTGAATAATCCaagttttt
Coding sequences within it:
- a CDS encoding 60S ribosomal protein L13A, coding for QKMMKEKIVIDCRGSLLGRLASVIAKELLNGQKIVAVRCEGINISGSLYRNRMKYQDFLRKRMNTNPRKGPFHHRAPSKILFRAVRGMIPHKTPRGAAALARLTTIDGCPAPFDKVKRVVVPSSLRVLRLKPQRKYTTLGTLSSLVGYNKCKTISALEEKRKERSHAFFVKKVAKDKALRAAQKSVFSKLSTEEQTILRLAGQN
- a CDS encoding Oxr1p like TLDc domain containing protein, yielding MWLTSFKVPEGAKKILNEGMVDEITSYLPIVLALRRWQLSFCSKLHGVSFGSFYRRVSNKGPSILVVRDTNGVVFGAFISESIRNSTNYYGTGEMFVFTYKQLSTIDTKNPTEKTEFNYLEPSKSNCDLRTSMKDCFTEFAVSEYRLAREESNFRKNGDNLKESSKSISRISVFPWSGKNCFYIYTDNSRIAIGGGGSYSLTIDGEFFRGWSSPCSTYDSPTLSSHEDFLVNAFQVWTLVDDYQ
- a CDS encoding Csn12p/Rpn3p family protein; component of the COP9 signalsome, producing MVSSNEYKNILEWIASVHLSVSNRDGRNLSNLFNLRNFRNTIKGNLCSFYTQDIKLLTQKSFQNKKNLFSGSLSVIIENFLELYKELMKKNCQWANILINGTVILNSWIEIYRDQEAFPCHWVVPVLSSTCILISKIGIMADTMLNSGDLDDDENEDYQNKYQISVLNSIRQQIGKFRGDDDRQAGYVILMTESIKCCMQLRNMQMASTFLKHIESSNINRNRVPKGPMVLFCYFLGKLYMQQDRFVLAEEQLIWAFGNSGKNNKLKRNILECLIPVKFRLGFIPNISLLKKYNLEHYFEISKAILQGNIKRFDAAIEKYSSLFINHGTILCIEKVKFILYRNLMRRIRNWCRKNLKGDPNKLTFSVFDAGFKWQSDELFDQQEMACICANLIKLGYIKGYISWEHQVIVFSVNDPFPKLSNVKS
- a CDS encoding histone H2A; this encodes MDGATSSGKIGGKVGGKVGGKGKAGSGKGSKKQPTSRAARAGLQFPVGRIQRMLKHRIPGDCRVGSTASVYAAAILEYLTAEVLELAGNASKDLKVKRITPRHLQLAIRGDEELDSLIKATIAGGGVIPHIEKSLMGKALIGKKGKKGNMSP